CTCAATGTCATACAAAACCTTAGTGTATAAAGGTCAGTTAACTACCGAGCAAGTACCGCAGTACTTCTTAGACCTGCAAAATCCAACTATGGTTACGGCTCTAGCGTTGGTTCACTCTCGCTTCTCAACCAACACCTTCCCTAAATGGCGCTTAGCGCAACCTTTCCGCTACATTGCACACAACGGTGAAATCAACACCGTGCGCGGCAACCTTAACTGGATGAAAGCGCGTGAAGCGATCCTTGAATCAGACTTGTTCACTCAAGCTGAAATTGACATGCTGCTACCAATCTGCCAAGAAGGTAGCTCAGATTCCTCTAACTTCGATATGGCACTTGAGCTCCTAGTTTTATCTGGTCGTAGCCTGCCACATGCGTTGATGATGATGATCCCTGAAGCATGGCAAGAAAACAAAACTATGGATCCAAAACGTCGTGCATTCTACCAATACCATGCAAACGTAATGGAGCCATGGGATGGCCCTGCATCAGTCTGTTTTACCGATGGTGTTCAAGTCGGTGCGACGCTTGACCGAAACGGTCTGCGCCCATCTCGCTACACAGTGACCAAAGATGACTTCCTAGTGATGGCGTCTGAGTCTGGTGTGGTCGATATTGATCCAGAAAATGTTGAGTTCCGTGGCCGCTTACAACCAGGGCGTATCTTCGTTGCAGACCTAGAACAAGGTCGCATCATCTCTGATGAAGAAGTGAAAGATGGTATCGCCTCTGCTCAGCCTTATGACAAATGGGTAGAAGAGAACCTACTTAACCTCAATAAACTACCGGATGCGAGTAACCAATTCAGCCAACCATCACCAGAGAAGTTGATGCATCGTCAACAAGCCTTTGGCGTGAGCTCTGAAGAAGTGAATGAAATCATTCTTCCGCTGGCACAAACTGGTTATGAACCACTATCAGCAATGGGGGCAGACTGGCCTTTGGCTGTGTTGTCGCATCAATCGCAACATCTTTCAAACTACTTCAAGCAGTTATTTGCACAGGTTACCAACCCGCCAATCGACCCGATTCGTGAGCGTATGGTTATGTCACTTAACACTTACTTGGGTAGCGATCAAAACCTACTCACTGAAACGCCTCAGCACTGCCAAAAAGTCGAACTGGAATCGCCTGTACTGGCAAACTCTGAGCTGGAAAAACTGCGTGCGATCGACAACGTTCACTTGCAAGCCAAAACCCTGGACATCGTATTCCAAGCCAACGAAGATCCCGGCAAACTTGAGCGTGCGCTAAAACGCATCTGCCAATACGCTGAAGATGCGGTCATTGACGGTTACTCTATCATTCTATTGACTGACCGTGCGGTGAACTCAAACCACGCCGCGATACCTGCAATGCTTGCAGTTGGTGCTGTTCACCACCACTTAATCCGTAAAGGTCTGCGCGCCAAATGTGCCATCGTAGTTGAAACCGGTGATGCACGTGAAACGCACCACTTTGCGACCTTGCTGGGTTATGGTGCCAATGCGGTTAACCCATATTTGGTGATTGAAACCATTATCGATCTGCAGCGCACTAAGAAGCTAGATCCAAACGTAAGCCCGACGGAACTGTTCAATAACTACCGTAAAGGGGTGAACGGCGGCCTACTTAAAATCTTCTCGAAGATGGGTATTTCAACCCTGCAGTCTTACCAAGGCGCACAAATCTTTGAAGCGCTAGGTATTCACAAATCTGTGGTTGATAAATACTTCACAGGTACAGTATCTCGTATCCAAGGTCTAACTTTGGATGATATCGCTAAAGAAGTGCTGATCCGTCACCGTGTGGGTTACCCACAACGTGAAATCCCAGTGCAAATCCTAGATGTCGGTGGTGTCTATCAGTGGAAACAACGTGGCGAGAAGCACTTGTTCAACCCGGAAACTATCTCGCTACTGCAAGAATCAACGCGTAACAAAAATTACGATCAGTTCAAGCAATATGCTGCGGCCGTCGACAAACAAGGCGATAACGCAGTTACACTACGTAGCCAACTGGAGTTTTTGAAAAATCCAGCAGGTTCAATCCCACTGTCAGAAGTGGAACCGATTGAGACCATCGTTAAACGCTTTGCTACTGGTGCGATGTCGTTTGGTTCTATCTCTTACGAAGCGCACTCTACCCTCGCTGTAGCGATGAACCGTCTAGGCGCCAAATCAAACTCGGGTGAAGGTGGTGAAGACCCAATTCGTTTTGAACCAAAAGAAAACGGAGATTGGGAACGCTCTGCAATTAAACAGGTTGCTTCTGGTCGTTTCGGCGTAACCTCTTACTACCTCACCAACGCAGAAGAGCTACAAATCAAAATGGCTCAAGGCGCAAAACCTGGTGAAGGTGGTCAGCTACCTGGCGATAAAGTTGATGACTGGATCGGGGCAACCCGTCACTCCACCCCTGGAGTTGGCCTAATTTCACCACCGCCTCACCA
Above is a window of Vibrio taketomensis DNA encoding:
- the gltB gene encoding glutamate synthase large subunit → MVDREQSTQGLYTPELEHDACGIGFVAHLKNRKSHAVVTQALDMLARMEHRGGQGCDPCSGDGAGILLQKPHEFLLEEAVKLGIKLPSFEKYGVGVVLFPKDQHKREQCRDILERNAKRLDLEVIGYRVLPVDNSMIGADPLSTEPQFEHVFISGGPSTTPEELERKLYVLRNYTVRVCLESVSNIGDDFYINSMSYKTLVYKGQLTTEQVPQYFLDLQNPTMVTALALVHSRFSTNTFPKWRLAQPFRYIAHNGEINTVRGNLNWMKAREAILESDLFTQAEIDMLLPICQEGSSDSSNFDMALELLVLSGRSLPHALMMMIPEAWQENKTMDPKRRAFYQYHANVMEPWDGPASVCFTDGVQVGATLDRNGLRPSRYTVTKDDFLVMASESGVVDIDPENVEFRGRLQPGRIFVADLEQGRIISDEEVKDGIASAQPYDKWVEENLLNLNKLPDASNQFSQPSPEKLMHRQQAFGVSSEEVNEIILPLAQTGYEPLSAMGADWPLAVLSHQSQHLSNYFKQLFAQVTNPPIDPIRERMVMSLNTYLGSDQNLLTETPQHCQKVELESPVLANSELEKLRAIDNVHLQAKTLDIVFQANEDPGKLERALKRICQYAEDAVIDGYSIILLTDRAVNSNHAAIPAMLAVGAVHHHLIRKGLRAKCAIVVETGDARETHHFATLLGYGANAVNPYLVIETIIDLQRTKKLDPNVSPTELFNNYRKGVNGGLLKIFSKMGISTLQSYQGAQIFEALGIHKSVVDKYFTGTVSRIQGLTLDDIAKEVLIRHRVGYPQREIPVQILDVGGVYQWKQRGEKHLFNPETISLLQESTRNKNYDQFKQYAAAVDKQGDNAVTLRSQLEFLKNPAGSIPLSEVEPIETIVKRFATGAMSFGSISYEAHSTLAVAMNRLGAKSNSGEGGEDPIRFEPKENGDWERSAIKQVASGRFGVTSYYLTNAEELQIKMAQGAKPGEGGQLPGDKVDDWIGATRHSTPGVGLISPPPHHDIYSIEDLAQLIYDLKNANRKGRVNVKLVSEAGVGTIASGVAKAKADVVLIAGFDGGTGASPMSSIRHTGLPWELGLAETHQTLLKNGLRNRIVVQADGQMKTPRDLAVATLLGAEEWGVATAALVVEGCIMMRKCHKNTCPVGIATQNKTLRERFDGRVEDVVTFFQYMAEGLREIMAELGFRTIDEMVGQGQKLKIRQDISHWKYKNLDLSPVLFVEEARAEDGVFCQTQQNHNLESVLDRKLIQAAIPALEKGEAVNAEFPIVNTDRSAGTMLSNEISKVYKDQGLPQPMNVKFKGSAGQSFGAFLAKGVKFEVEGDANDYWGKGLSGGTLVLYPDAKSTIVAEDNIVVGNVCFYGATSGESFIRGLAGERFCVRNSGAKVVVEGVGDHGCEYMTGGAAIILGSTGRNFAAGMSGGVAYVWDKSEDFKSKLNPELVDLDPIEQEDKDLLLDMLTKHVQFTGSEVAQSFLDNFEASLESMVKVMPRDYKAVLQKRKAEAEQKETEAV